TAATATATGCCCCTTTAGCATCGGCGGAAACAAAATATTGCTTAAAATTTTTTAATATATCATTATTATCATTGTCATTATTATTATCATTATTATTATTATTTGTAATTTTATCTATTTCTGCTGCATTATTGTCAGGCAGGTTAATTATATATGAATATATGAAATCGACTATTTTATTTGCAAGAGCTTCGGGCTCTCCTTTGAAACCGTTCTGTTTTAAATAATATGAAGGAATGCAATAATCACCGTAAGACGCATCCGGCGGCAGCTTAATGAGTTTTTCGATTTCGGCGGTATCAATCTTGCTTAAATCAATATTTGTATTAAAATATATACTGTTTTTATTTTCTTTATCTTTGGCGGCATTTTCATCTTTATCGGAGCCTAAGTTTTCAATTAATTCTTTATTTATTATGATAAGATAAACAATAAGAACTAAATTAAATTTAAAAATATTACCTGATGATTCAGCTGTTTCCGTCATTTTACGCTAAGTTTTCCGATTTTAAAGTTGTATTATTTTATTTATATATAATTATGCTATTTTATACAAAAAACACAAAAAATAAAAGTTAATAATTTAATAAACTCAATTTAAAATTAATTATGCAAATGTGAATATTTACTTTAATCCTGCAATAGAAAATCATCTGTTCGGAAAAGATGTCAGATTAATTTTTTTGCAAATATTTTCTTTGTTAATTAAACTACTCCATACGCAAAAAAATAAAATCTGACACCTTTTCCTTATAACCCATTGATATTATTATATTTTATTTTTTATTTTGCAGTCCGCATAGACATTTCTATTGCCTCATAAATATAGTAATATCAATGTGTTGCTGATAATTATGGTGAAGTTGGGTTAAGAATATAAATTAAAAATTTTATTTCTAATTTATCCTTTTATCTGATAAAATATAAATATATATAATATATTTTAAAGTGCATGGTGCCAAACAATATTGTTGAGTTGCGATACGGATTATAATACGGTAGAATCAGCAATAAAATATGACGGCTGCAAAATTGTAATACAAAAAAGAAAGAGGTGAATATAAATTGAGCACTAATAAAAACGATAATGAAAATATAGACGAAAACGGCGCTAAATACATATGTCAGGCGTGCCCGTACATTTACGATCCTGCAAAAGGAGATCCTGAAGGCGGCATTCCGCCGGGTACTCCTTTTGAAGACATACCGGATGACTGGGTTTGTCCTATCTGTCTTGTTGACAAAACACATTTTGTTCAGCTTAAAGACAAGAAATAGTTTGCGTTATATGATATTTTCTATCGCAGGGTTAAGGCATATAGTTCAGTTTGATATTATTTAAATTTTAAATATTATTTAATTTATATTATTAAATTTAATTTAATTCAATTAAATGGAGATTATTAGATGGATAAATACCAGTGCGAGGTTTGCGGATATATTTACGACCCTGAAAACGGGGACAGTATAGGGGGCGTTGAACAGGGTACCGCTTTTAAAGACCTGCCTGACGATTGGGTATGTCCGGTATGCGGAGCAGATAAAACGCATTTTGTAAAATTATGACGGACAAATGAATATAACCCCGATCGACAACGGAAAAATAAAAACTTACCTGCTTAAAGATAGACCGTCTAAAGTAAATATCAATTCTTTTGCTAAAAGATTTAACAAAGGCGGTTCTTTTAATGATTTTATTAAGATATTGCCTGATTATTTAGCCGCAAGCGATATTAAAGAGCTTTCAGAAGAAATAATAGCCCGGCACAGAAAAGGTTCTTTCATTGCCGTCGGTATGGGCGCTCACGTGATAAAAGTAGGGCTTGCTCCAATACTAATCCATTTAATGGAAATTGGTCTCGTTAACAGCATAGCATTGAACGGAGCAGGAATTATACATGATTTTGAGATAAGTTATAGCGGGAAGACATCGGAAGATGTATCGGCTGAAATAGACAGCGGCTTGTTCGGTATGGCAAAAGATACTGCGGAATTGCTTAATAATGCTATCAGTGAAGGCGCTGCGGAAAATAAAGGCATAGGCGAAAGCATAGGCAGGTTTATTTATAATTCTGATTTTAAAAATAAAAATTTAAGTATTATAGCAAGAGCATATGAGCTTGGCGTACCTGTCACGGTTCACGTGACTATCGGAGCGGATATTATACATATGCATCCTTCTGCAAACGGCGAAGCAATCGGAAAATCAAGCCTTATAGATTTTAAAAAATTTACATCTATAGTTTCTAAGCTTGACGGAGGAGTGTATTTAAATATCGGTTCCGCCGTAACTATGCCTGAAATTTTTCTTAAAGCATTGACGCTTTCAAGAAATCTCGGATTTGCGGTTAATAATATCGTTACGGCTAATATGGATTTTATACAACATTACAGACCGAATGTTAACGTACTTAGAAGACCTACTCAGCAGGGAGGAAGATTTTTTTCCCTTACCGGACACCATGAAATAATGCTTCCTTTGCTGTATTCAATGCTGATTGACAAATTATAGTATTTATTATAATATATAACTCAATATATATTATTTATATAATATATTATTTATTATACATTAATTAGTATATTGTATTAAAATTATATATTTACCGCCGGTTGCCGTAAATCCCGTGCTTTAGCAATGTGGAGTATGTCAAAGGCGTTAATTATACCTTGTTAACATTCAAATCAAACTCCTTAAAATTAAATTAAGATTAAAAAGGTGGTCAAGATGAAACATAATTATCTGCTAAACGATATATGCAGCGATAAAAATATCGGATTAAGAACAAAAAATCGTCTGGCTAACGGCGATGCACATTATTTAATACTTGCTGATCCCGCAAGAAATAATATTCAATTAATAATTTACCAGCTCTTCATTATCATATCCTGCATGCTGCTGCTGCTTTTTATAAATGTTTCGACAGCTTCGGCTCATACAAATTTAACGCAGAGAACAATCGCACATCTTGTGAATGCTCAAAGGGTTCAGGGTAATCCTGATGCAAATGTTACCATTGTTGCCTATACCGATTTTCAATGTTACTGGTGCAGGAAATTTGAAGAATTAGACCTGCCGTATTTAATAAAAAATTATATTAATACCGGAAAGGTATATCTTATCTATAGAGATTTTCCTTTAACGCTCATTCACCCTTTCGCTTTCAAAGCAGCTAAGTATGCTGACTGTTCAGCCTTGCAGAGCACAAAACATAATAATAAATATCTTAAAATAAGAAACCTGCTTTATAAATATCAGTCAAAATGGAGCACAATAGGCGATATTTATTATTTTTTGAAAAAAAATGATAAAGGACTGCTGAATATGAAAAAAGAGCAGTCATGCGTGAAGCATAACGTAACCGTCAGTCTCATAAAGCAAAACATAAAAAAAGGAACAATGCTCGGCGTCACAGGAACTCCAACATTATTTATATATAAAGGTCTGGAGTTAGTAAAAACTATAAGGGGATACCAGCCAATCGGCAAATTAAATAAACTGCTACAAAAAATAGCAGGATAAATATTATAGACAAACAATAACAATA
This genomic stretch from Candidatus Acididesulfobacter guangdongensis harbors:
- a CDS encoding rubredoxin, giving the protein MDENGAKYICQACPYIYDPAKGDPEGGIPPGTPFEDIPDDWVCPICLVDKTHFVQLKDKK
- a CDS encoding rubredoxin, encoding MDKYQCEVCGYIYDPENGDSIGGVEQGTAFKDLPDDWVCPVCGADKTHFVKL
- a CDS encoding DsbA family protein; this encodes MKHNYLLNDICSDKNIGLRTKNRLANGDAHYLILADPARNNIQLIIYQLFIIISCMLLLLFINVSTASAHTNLTQRTIAHLVNAQRVQGNPDANVTIVAYTDFQCYWCRKFEELDLPYLIKNYINTGKVYLIYRDFPLTLIHPFAFKAAKYADCSALQSTKHNNKYLKIRNLLYKYQSKWSTIGDIYYFLKKNDKGLLNMKKEQSCVKHNVTVSLIKQNIKKGTMLGVTGTPTLFIYKGLELVKTIRGYQPIGKLNKLLQKIAG